In Arthrobacter sp. MN05-02, one genomic interval encodes:
- a CDS encoding thymidylate kinase encodes MRVPLNRVHPPWKALPLRILLTGIDGSGKSTAARHLTHAITSRGGRAVLLRTPAGRRTMAAWWSRLGRAPGPRLQDTLETVARVANALSHEVRLLRFDGVVVLDRGLACQLALREARGLPRGVLLPWLQRVLPAPDVVAHLDLPVDVALRRVAARGTDVETRAGLTALQAGYRTLPEFGSFTLLDADRPARDVLDDLLALVHRETSGART; translated from the coding sequence GTGCGGGTTCCGTTGAACCGGGTACACCCTCCATGGAAGGCTCTCCCCCTGCGCATCCTCCTGACCGGTATCGACGGGTCCGGCAAGAGCACGGCCGCCCGCCACCTCACCCACGCCATCACCTCCCGGGGAGGACGCGCCGTGCTGCTCAGGACCCCGGCCGGGCGCCGGACGATGGCGGCGTGGTGGTCGCGGCTGGGCCGGGCGCCGGGACCGCGTCTGCAGGACACGCTGGAGACCGTGGCCCGCGTGGCCAATGCCCTCTCCCACGAAGTGCGACTCCTCCGCTTCGACGGCGTCGTCGTGCTCGATCGCGGGCTCGCCTGCCAGCTCGCGCTGCGCGAGGCACGCGGCCTTCCGCGCGGGGTGCTCCTGCCGTGGCTCCAGCGGGTCCTCCCCGCACCCGACGTCGTCGCGCATCTCGACCTGCCCGTCGACGTCGCGCTGCGTCGCGTCGCGGCACGCGGCACCGACGTGGAGACACGCGCGGGGCTCACGGCACTGCAGGCCGGCTACCGGACGCTGCCCGAGTTCGGCTCCTTCACGCTCCTCGATGCCGACCGACCGGCACGGGACGTCCTCGACGACCTGCTGGCCCTCGTCCACCGGGAGACATCCGGGGCCAGGACCTGA